In the Leptotrichia sp. oral taxon 212 genome, one interval contains:
- a CDS encoding cupin domain-containing protein, with product MNIFEIEKLPDIKEDEIVDILKENENVRIERIISTGQVSDWMIQERKEYVVLLQGNAIIEFNDKKVEMKAGDTLFIEKMERHRVTYTSENPCCIWFCIHF from the coding sequence ATGAATATATTTGAAATAGAAAAATTACCGGATATAAAAGAAGATGAAATTGTTGATATTTTAAAGGAAAATGAGAATGTAAGGATTGAAAGGATAATTTCAACTGGACAGGTTTCCGACTGGATGATACAGGAAAGGAAGGAGTATGTTGTCCTGCTTCAAGGTAATGCAATTATTGAATTTAACGATAAGAAAGTTGAAATGAAAGCTGGAGATACATTATTTATTGAAAAAATGGAAAGACATAGGGTGACCTATACTAGTGAAAATCCATGTTGTATATGGTTCTGCATACATTTTTAA
- a CDS encoding BMP family ABC transporter substrate-binding protein, with product MKNRLLLVILLLCSFLTFGTSKVKKQLNIAVIYSVRGKGDKNKNDFAYEGLMKAKRDFGIEFKEFTQRISVIDIEYQLRSLAKSEKYDLIIGIPEEMRPGVAVIAKEFPKQKFVVTYSPMDEKLPNVATILFREEEGGFLAGALAAMTTKTYSVGFIGSAQTPNVRKYEKGFKQGAKYINEKLVTVSAYVEGESPRFDISGGKKKAEEMIKKYRTGVIFHDAGGSGIGILNAAQENKIFAISSEQNEDKLAPGTVLTSIMTDLSSPIYTVIKNTATGNFQGREYYFGLSENAIKTTGFIYTGDKVGKENIRKFEEIKNMIKSGKIKVQK from the coding sequence ATGAAAAACAGATTACTTTTAGTTATATTGCTATTGTGTTCATTTTTAACATTTGGAACATCTAAAGTAAAAAAACAGCTTAATATTGCTGTTATTTATTCCGTAAGAGGAAAAGGGGATAAAAATAAGAATGATTTTGCTTATGAAGGACTTATGAAAGCAAAAAGGGATTTTGGAATAGAATTTAAGGAATTTACACAAAGAATATCTGTAATTGATATTGAATATCAGCTGAGATCGCTGGCAAAAAGTGAAAAATATGATCTTATAATAGGAATACCTGAAGAAATGAGACCAGGGGTAGCAGTTATTGCAAAAGAATTTCCAAAACAGAAATTTGTTGTAACTTATTCTCCTATGGATGAAAAACTTCCAAATGTAGCAACTATTCTATTCAGAGAGGAAGAAGGAGGATTTCTTGCCGGAGCACTGGCAGCGATGACAACTAAAACTTATTCTGTAGGATTTATTGGTTCAGCACAGACTCCAAATGTAAGAAAATATGAGAAAGGATTTAAGCAGGGAGCTAAATATATAAATGAAAAACTTGTTACTGTAAGTGCCTATGTTGAGGGAGAAAGTCCACGTTTTGATATTTCCGGAGGAAAAAAGAAAGCTGAAGAGATGATAAAAAAATATAGAACAGGAGTGATTTTTCATGATGCAGGTGGAAGTGGAATAGGTATTCTAAATGCAGCCCAGGAAAATAAAATATTTGCAATATCTTCTGAACAGAATGAAGATAAATTAGCGCCTGGAACTGTTCTGACTTCGATTATGACTGATTTAAGCAGTCCTATATATACTGTTATAAAAAATACCGCTACTGGTAATTTTCAGGGACGTGAATATTATTTCGGACTTTCAGAAAATGCTATAAAGACTACAGGATTTATATATACAGGAGATAAAGTTGGAAAAGAAAATATAAGAAAATTTGAAGAAATAAAAAATATGATAAAAAGCGGAAAAATAAAAGTACAGAAGTAA